CGTTGACCGCGTAGACGAGCCCGAGCGAGCGCTTGTGCTGCGGCATGTGGGCCGGCAGCTCCTGGCCCTTGACGGTGACGGTCAGATCGACCGCCGCCTGGCCGAGCGTCTTCGCCGCGCGGAGGCTGCCCTCGGCGAGGAGATCGCCGACGCCGCGCCGGAGCGCGATGGCCTCGATGGCACGGAGCACGGACCGGCCGTCGCCGAAGGCCAGGCCCAGGCCCTTGTCGTCGAGGAGGCCTTTCGATTTTGCTTCCATCGCCCACGCGATGGTGGCGCCGGCCGAGATCGTGTCCATGCCGTACATGTTGGCGTCGGCCGAGGCCTTGGAGAGGAGCTTGAGGTCGCCCACGCCGCACATCGAGCCGAAGAAAGTCAGCGTCTCGTACTCGGGGCCGCCGTAGATCGGATCCACGTCGAGGCCGGGCTCGTGGACCTCGACCGTGCGCTTGCATTTCACGACGCAGGCGTAGCAGGTGTCGCGCTCCTTGAGGATGGTCTTGGCGAGGACCGAGCCGTCGATGTCCTTGGCCTGCTCGAAGGTGCCTTCCGTATAGTTGCGCGTCGGCTGCCCGCCCACCTTGTCCTGGATGGCGAGCACTCCCGCCGTCCCGTATTCGCCGAACCACACGATGCCGGGGTTCGCCTCCTGGAGCTCCTTCAGCCGCTTGACCAGGCCGCGGAAGGCCTCGGGCGCCGCCGGCTTCGGCCACTTGCTCCCGCGCACCACGACCGCCTTGAGCCGCTTTGATCCCATGACCGCGCCGAGGCCCGTGCGGCCGTTGGCGCGATTGACCATGTTCATGATCGCGGCGAAGCGCACGAGGTTCTCGCCCGCCGGGCCGATCTGCGCGATCTCCACCTTCTCGTCGCCGATCTCCTTCTTAAGGAGGCTGTCGACCTCGCCAGTGACCTTGCCCCAGAGGTGCTTGGCGGGCCGCAGTTCGGCCTTGCCGTCGTTGAGCCAGAGGTACACGGGCTCCTTGGCCTGGCCGGTGAAGACGATGGCGTCGGCGCCGGCCGCCCGCATCTCGGCGGGGAAGAAGCCGCCGCACTGGCTGTCGCCGATGGCGCCCGTGAGCGGCGAGCGCGCGCACG
The Candidatus Methylomirabilota bacterium DNA segment above includes these coding regions:
- a CDS encoding aldehyde ferredoxin oxidoreductase family protein gives rise to the protein CARSPLTGAIGDSQCGGFFPAEMRAAGADAIVFTGQAKEPVYLWLNDGKAELRPAKHLWGKVTGEVDSLLKKEIGDEKVEIAQIGPAGENLVRFAAIMNMVNRANGRTGLGAVMGSKRLKAVVVRGSKWPKPAAPEAFRGLVKRLKELQEANPGIVWFGEYGTAGVLAIQDKVGGQPTRNYTEGTFEQAKDIDGSVLAKTILKERDTCYACVVKCKRTVEVHEPGLDVDPIYGGPEYETLTFFGSMCGVGDLKLLSKASADANMYGMDTISAGATIAWAMEAKSKGLLDDKGLGLAFGDGRSVLRAIEAIALRRGVGDLLAEGSLRAAKTLGQAAVDLTVTVKGQELPAHMPQHKRSLGLVYAVNAFGADHQSSEHDTALRAKPGTLQNRRLEELDIAASLPLTDLSDAKVRFAFRSQCFYSALDTLGLCQFVWGPSWQLYGPSETVELVRSGTGWQATMEELLEIGERKINLMRAFNAREGMGKAADVLPKKLFQPLVGKGPTAGVALTTEEFDHARESYYRLAGWDPATGYPTPAKLRSLGLDWLAEKAPAAR